The following DNA comes from Musa acuminata AAA Group cultivar baxijiao chromosome BXJ1-4, Cavendish_Baxijiao_AAA, whole genome shotgun sequence.
TCGGTGAATGCAAAAGTTTATTGGAGAAAGAACCTTTAGCTTTAGCATATATGATTTGGTAGAAGTCACAATACCATGAAAATGAATGACGGATCATATACAATTTACCTCACAATTACATCCAGCAGTGTTGTGTACACGCGACGCACGCACACAAAAGTATACATTAATGTGAGAGCACTGAGAACAACTTGGGTGCATGAAAGATTTATAACTGGATTACATCCGTCATAGCCGAAACCATGTCACTCAATTTGCCTAAACTATGTAAAAGATTTACTCAAAGAAGTGTCCTTTAGAAGAAGTCTTGGTAGTCCTCGAACAAAACCATCACCGAATTCCCATTCTCAATAAAAATGAGAATGGGGACTCATATACAGACATTGCCATGCACCCTATATAAATATGACTAGGGAACAGAGCCAACTTGCTACCTTCTACTGTTCCTACATCGAGGTTGTTGTTTAGAGACCACACTCAAAATGGTTATAAGCTGGAGGTAAAGATTTTTTCCTGCATGAATCCTTTGGGATATATCAACACCGAGTCAACGCAGATGCCACCCTTTGTGTGTGTACAATCAATTTGCGTCATTGAGAATTCGAGCTTGGTTGACACATTCGAGTTTTCCACAACAAAATCTCCAGCATGGCAGAGGATCCATCTCCCAGGTTCATCTAAATAACGATGAGATGTAGCAATCTGACCCTCTGAAGTTGACAGCTGAAAGTGCACTGGTTTTGTATCCCATCCATGGACATGTTCGAAGCTGCAGATCCGACGGCCAAGTCGCTTGGAGATTCGACCCAGATGGAGCCGGAAGAACAGGCTGTAAGCACCAGCAGGGAAGCAGAAATCTATTTCCCCATCCACCTCGAACCACCAAGTTTGCTGAAGATAAGCAACTGTATGGAATCTGCAAAGAGAAAATTCAAGGTAAGTCATATGCGTTTTCACTTAGAGCAGTATGTTATCAAATGCATCaggatcacaacactagaaaatTAAAGGTAAGTCATATGTGTTTTCAATTTCAATCAGCCTATACCAACACCAACTTGATCAATACATCATCACATTCTGATCGAGTAAATTCAATTACTGGTGCATAAAGTTAATTAAAATGACAAATATATATCCCAAAGAAAGCAAGACAACTTCAACCCTGTCAAACCCTCAAAAGAGGTGACACTTCTGCAATACATGCAACAAGCCCACGCACATCAACAGAATTATTACCATTGCAAAGAGGCGGTACAAGGCAAAAGAAAAGAGTAGGAAAGTATCAATATGCAACAGCATGGCTGGAAGAAATCTTCTTGCATTCTAGATAAATGACTAACAAGCTTACTTCAAATCCACACGATTAAGTATGCACTAGTCCTCATCCACATAGTACAAGATGCAATTGCATAAAGATTACCACAGTTTAACAGTTAAAGACAACATCAAAGACAGAAATTTAGGTGCAGCTTATTTCATAGTAACCAATTcaccaataaaaatattaatcgTCAGTCCTTATCTTTTTAAATAAATTGGCTTTACGAGTCCATTGTCATTCACCACAACTCAATGACTCAAAAAGACATCCCCTCTCAACCTAATATCAACAACTTTGTGCTCAATTCTCAGCTAACCTCAGCAAATCTTGTCTTTTTTACAATCAGAGGTTGGAAATCTATTATAGAAAGGAGTCCACCATCAGCAATTCTTGTTTTTCCTTCATTTCACTTTGTTTTCTTTAAAATGTACTACAGAAGAAGCAATAATACCAAGACACGAATACAAAGGAAAGACATGGGACGTCCTGAAAAGCCACCAGTAAGCTGTCAAGAATCTGAAGTGCTGGAAGAAGGATGAATGGAACTTTTAAGAAATTTTAAACGAATGGGATATCCCAAAAATGATAGAAAAAGGACCACATTTAATCCTTCTTTGCTCGATGTATTACATGTTCATTTCATATTAATACACATGGTCATTTTCCAACAAATAATGATGTCTGCCTGCAACAGTGTCTGGCATTTCAGTCTAACCATGATGATTAATATACAGGAAGGTGATCTTATAGCTGCATTTGGAAATCACCTAATATTCCTAACTACCGAAATCAGCTAGGTAAAAATAAACCTAGATAAACCACATAAAGATTGCCCACAAATTCTTTAACAAAAATACATCTGACAGTTCTTCAACAAAGGAGAATGGCCAAAAATCATATATAATCATGTATGCACTATGTGCAAATGCCAAGAATTTCACAAAACCCAGCAAACACAGAATTATAGATATGAGTGAACCAATCATGTAAAATAGGGTTAAACAATCTTCTATTTATAGATGCCTGTTCAGACGAACTTTCGCAACTGTGACAAAGCCAAGCAagattgacttttttttttcttgcaaggCAAAATTGACTGAGGATATCGAAAGAGAGGTTAAGTAGATTATATGTTCGAAGTAATGTTTAGGAAGATCATTTTGGGACTACTCAATTCCACCTTTAAAAAGATTGTTTGATTAGAAAGAAAATAAAGCAAAAACTACATCACATCAAGTAATCAGACATATTAATTGCCTATCATCCGTTGAAATCAAGAGGAACAGAACCGAATCAAATAACAATTAGCGTCATTCAATTGATGTACCTGGATTCGTCCGTCGAGATGTAATTCCAGTATCTTCTGTCATCAATCCCTGTAATAAGCAACGCCTTTGAGGAAATTGACATGCAAACGCCACCCCGGTTCTTTTCAAGCCAGAATTCCTTAAATCCAaagtaaaaaaaacataaattaagCCCTAAATTAGGAAGAAGATGACCAATTTATTCACTTCCTTCTACAAAATTATACAAGACAAAATCCATTTTAACCCAAAGATCCAAGTGGTCGACCACACAGATACCTACCTAAAACAAAATTTCGTTATATCCATAGaatataatcaagaaaaaaaaatctcaccATGGTGCCCCCATCGAGGGGATTCGGCCGGCACAGCCGCGCATAAATCTCCTTCAAGAAAAGGCGCCGCTTTCTGCTACTCGGGCTCTTCCCACCGCAGGCCAATTCCATCAGATGCACGTAGTTCTCCGGGAGCTTCGCCTTCCAGACGAAGTCCGCCGAGGCAGCGCCCCGGAACGTCCGGCTGAGCCGCGCCGCACGGCAGATCTCCGGAGGGTCGAGGTGGAGCAGCACAGCGGCGACGCAGCTTTCCGGCAGGTCCCCGAGCCCCGTCTCGTGGCCCCCCGTCTCCCCATCCGGCCCCGTGATGCTCGACGCCCCGGCGCCCATCGACAGCACCAAGCCACCCAATCCGAGCTCGCAAAAGATGATCCAACCCGCGGCAACCAAAAAACAAACCAAAAATCAGGGCTCCGGAGACGATGAACAAGGACGAAGCATTCGGCGCCGGTTCCGGATCTGTCAAGACcgcgaaaggaggaggaggagggtatcGAGGGCAGCTCGATCGGGCGGCGAGGGAAGAGAGGCGCAGACGATGGGAGGCGGAGGCGAAGTATAAAGGCGCGATGACGGGGACAGGCGAAATGACACAGATACCCCTGCAGTATTCTGTTGAACGGCGACCCGTCAACATGTCGCGGTGTTTCCGGACCATGACACGTTGGATCGTGTCAGCAGCTACGCCCAATTGTTATTACCGACCGAGTGGCGTAAAAAGTAAGCGCGTTTTCCCCCTTCCCCTTCTGAGAGAGTTTGGTATCCGCCGACACATCAAAATTCACAGTTActtgtattatttattatatatctcatattcgagtccatttccaaaaaataaaatattatttattattaaatgaaTTAAAAATCTAATTGAATCATGGCAAGGATGCAGAGAAGAATGGGATAGCAAAGGGGTACGTCTTACCTGTCACAACACAATTAATTGGATCCATAAAGTTGATGCTCGATTGAGATACCAGTTTGTACACTTATCGAAAGCCACCTCACGTCTAAAAAGAGGACAAATATGTTAGAATCGCCTTTCCAGTTCTATGATTGAACAATTCAATCAGAGAATAGCTTAAATCTTACTACTGTCGCTGGAAATCCTACAAAACCTGCTTCCTCATAATCTCGGTATCTCGATAAGATGAATTTTGAGTGATAGACTAGAGATTCAACGACAGCCTTGCCTCTAAATTGACTAAGTAGACTCGATGCATCCATTCTTTCTTCCAGAATTCTGACGTTGACCAGATCCCTTAGTGAGCGTCGGATGCCACCAAAATAGAAGGATTGAATTTTCCAATCTACTTAGTCGGAGGCAAGACTTTTCTCTTTGTAAGGTCAAATAAAATTTGGTATAGCGGACTACCGTTGAATTTTCAATTTATCACCAAAGGGCTAATTATAGGTTATTCCTTATATTTGGATCCTATCAACATCACGATCTTTgtacttaaaatatatatattatgtttcttataattttaaaaataaaataaataactatATTTGTAGTAACGTTATTAGTTGTATTGATAGAAAACACAATACGTGATATCACATGTTAAATTAGTATGAAAAtgattagtaaaaaaaataattttaatatttcttatGTTTCTAACGATTTAATTGATAAaaacataattttaatatttttaaaaaagatattaGAATTATCCATTTATCCATCATTTTCGTGTCGATCGAGttacatattatgtttttcatcaaTACAACTGATGGTGTTAGGACAAACGAAGTTATTTATTTTAATCTCAGAATTATAAAGATTttagtataaattttttaaatataagaacCATGATGCTAAAGGATAatatagataatatataattagtcttatATGGAATCTAAAGAAAGAAAGATGATTAGAGAGAATCTAAAGGAGcaaataatttaattataatatgagAGAAAAAAGTGAAACCATGATTTCAACCCATAGATATCAATCTTCCTTGAATTATTTGTCAACATTACAAGATGTCCTTAGTAATTAAGGAGCGcatcaaattaataatttgatgttTCCCTCATGTCATTATTAAGATACTCCAGCTTACATAAGTTATTTCTCTAGCCACATGCTTGGCACTCCACTTCGTATACTAAACAATGTTAGAAATGCTTAATTAATGAGTGAGGACACTATAGGAATAAGAGTacaaaattataattattattatctcaAATGTAACAAAATGAATCCAACAAAGCACCACCGAAAGGGAAGACAATGAGGCACCAAAAAGTCATGGACAACATAAGCTTCCTTTGTCCCTTCCTTTGATCTTTTTTAAGTACCCTTTTGAAAGTATGGCGTGCACTTCTTTCTTTACATTACATTTGCTGGTCATAAAAAGAATGCATGGAAGTTTATGGGAAGCAATGGTGCACCAAATGGCCACCACTTCATCTTTTACTGGTTTGCTTCCATCTTTGAGTCTCTTCTTGTTGCTAGTTTTCCGCGTCATCTCCATTTTCTACTGCAAACTTTCTTGGACATGGTTGACTATGGAGATGTAGTGGCAATTAATGTCATTGTATGCCACCAACAACTACGAGCTAATGGAAACCATGGTTGCTTTTTCTTAGTTTCTATGTGGTGCGCATCGAACAGTGGCTATAAATAAATACAGTTATTAGAATCGAATGGATTTGTCCAATAATTATTAGAGTCAAATGGAGTTGTCAAACAAGTTTCAATATCCTGACGTAAGAGATATTATTGATGTTTGAGATTTGATTGGAATTTATAATTGACCTCAATTATAGTGATCCGATGAGATTTTATAATCGatttaataagaaaaaatattctatgatatgagtaaaatatttttttaaaaatttcatattaAGTCGACTATGGAAAGTCATGATTTGATTGTCATATGTTAAGTCTTGATTGGGGTGAGCATTTCCTATATCATATCTAAATAAATTTATGATCGATTAGGTTAAAATTTATAACttcaattaaattaaaattatttaaatatttatttataattattaataatattcttagatctcttttacttttttacatcactaataataattatttctcATATGGATAGTATGTATCTAACTCGACTCTCTTATTTTTAGAAGTTCATTTTGTACCATGAACAATCTTTTTGTTTACTAAAAATTAGAACTGCTTAACTTGTTAGATGttaataatgatttatatattagaTTATTTGATCATAtctaattatgtaagatatattttaaatataattatatttatctaataataaaaataaattaattatggtATAATTTCTTAGAAGATAAATTTGATAGAAGAGACACTCTTAATTACTTATCTTAGACCATCTATTTTCGTTTATAAATAAACATGATATCCTAAGGACCTAAAATATAATACAACATATAGATacgtaatattattgagagattacaGATCTTTCTTTAGTCAcgtgaatcaatcaatgaaagaaTATGTATCTTCTCCCAtctcttttttatctttaatcCCATTATTCATAGTGATCCTATGAAAgataaaaagagaaagaatataaatctagtttttttttttacagatCAATATTACTATGTTTTTCGAATCCAATGATGGTATGCCTGCAAATTAGTCTAAATAGCATAAGGCTTAGTCTACTTCTATCTTTAATGCAAGCCAAGTTAGTCAATTAGCTTTTAAGCTTGGATTAAGAGAAGAAAGTATATAAGCGAGATGTTAAAGAAGAAGTCAATAATCAAACTAGGAGAAGACTATAGAGAATAAAGTAATCAAGAAGAGAATGAACATGGTAATAAATAAGAGCAAGTGGTAAAGTAAAAGATAAGTTAATTCTTTAGACAACAAACAATGGTTGCGAAGCCATTATGCGTTAGTAAGGGTTGTTATGGAGTATAGTGTTCattaaatttagatatattattatttaattttatattttgacattaaattttttttgcataaaagtagtatagaaatgatttttatgcttacattaTAATGGTCCTTTTTGACCTACATAGATTTTTCAAGAATGTATTTACTACTTTGTATTTGTAGTAGCTAACTTCCAATTTTGTAAACCAGTGTTGAGCttctaataatttattaattaatatttttaaggctttattataatataataatgagttATAGACAAGTATAAAGGATGATTACTCGAGATTATTAATAAATTTTGTCCAAACtcgaatataaatataattaattatttaactatatattttaaattaaaatacgaTCATACATGTTTTATTATTGAGCCAAGTCAATCCGAATGTTATCCTTAAAGTGGTTGGATATTGCTTTAGGATGACTCTTTTACGATGAGTCTCTTATTATATTATAAACATGATTACTCCATACTTAAACTATTGACAAATCCAAGATTAAAAAAGATTTTAGATTTTGAACCATAAATGAAAAGCTATTACTTAAAAAGAGAGCGATAATGAGAATGTTTGATTAACCCACAATATTGATCATATAAATATattctaaattcaaatataatgatataaataAAACATATACATATGTCGAAAGGATCAAACCTACAAGTGTAGTTATCT
Coding sequences within:
- the LOC103976030 gene encoding F-box protein PP2-A13 encodes the protein MGAGASSITGPDGETGGHETGLGDLPESCVAAVLLHLDPPEICRAARLSRTFRGAASADFVWKAKLPENYVHLMELACGGKSPSSRKRRLFLKEIYARLCRPNPLDGGTMEFWLEKNRGGVCMSISSKALLITGIDDRRYWNYISTDESRFHTVAYLQQTWWFEVDGEIDFCFPAGAYSLFFRLHLGRISKRLGRRICSFEHVHGWDTKPVHFQLSTSEGQIATSHRYLDEPGRWILCHAGDFVVENSNVSTKLEFSMTQIDCTHTKGGICVDSVLIYPKGFMQEKIFTSSL